One region of Haloprofundus salilacus genomic DNA includes:
- a CDS encoding GMC family oxidoreductase — MSASDADEGNGDEADGGEPDGDKPDRTPSERVDVCVVGAGPAGGLVAHRLADRGYDVVVLEAGPRFDSTDRLERMERTIRPIHNGDEVWDMSGPRDAFTTPGERFYPLNVARVKGVGGSTLHWQGMVMRLHESDFERRSRDGVAADWPVDYDDLMPYYAEAESALGVAGASDNPFAPPRDEPHPLPAFEPSYSDSLFAEACERVGVTTHSVPNARNSEPYDDRSACVGYGTCKPVCPSGAKYTAESHVEKAEAAGARVLDRVPVQRLEHDDAGERVEAAVYATPDGDEYRQEARAFVLACGGVENPRLLLLSESEQYPAGLANSSGLVGRYFMDHLFAGMGGTLDRRTRQNHVGFITTESHQFYDDPGAGVEGIDGSIPPSDADIGPIKLEFLNYAGPSPVEMALGADTWGDDLLPQLREGYGNHVAMGALVGQLPRAENRIALDPERTDDHGNPIPAIHWRIDERTKRTLRRANEIQRTVLEAMGVDIEWTVGPDNTGPAYHHMGTTRMGTDPESSVVDPLLRTHDLLNLWIPSSGAFVTSGAMNPTLTIAALALRTADYIDESL; from the coding sequence GTGAGCGCCAGCGACGCCGACGAGGGGAACGGAGACGAGGCGGACGGGGGCGAACCCGACGGGGACAAACCGGACCGAACGCCGAGCGAGCGCGTCGACGTCTGCGTCGTCGGCGCAGGACCGGCGGGCGGCCTCGTCGCCCACCGACTCGCCGACCGGGGCTACGACGTGGTCGTCCTCGAAGCGGGCCCCCGATTCGATTCGACCGACCGCCTCGAACGGATGGAGCGGACGATTCGCCCGATTCACAACGGCGACGAGGTGTGGGACATGAGCGGCCCAAGAGACGCCTTCACGACGCCCGGGGAGCGGTTCTACCCGCTGAACGTCGCCCGCGTGAAGGGCGTCGGCGGGTCGACGCTCCACTGGCAGGGGATGGTGATGCGCCTCCACGAGTCGGATTTCGAGCGGCGGAGTCGCGACGGCGTCGCCGCCGACTGGCCCGTCGACTACGACGACCTGATGCCGTACTACGCCGAGGCGGAGTCCGCACTGGGCGTCGCGGGCGCGTCGGACAATCCGTTCGCGCCGCCACGCGACGAACCCCACCCGCTCCCAGCGTTCGAGCCGTCCTACAGCGACTCGTTGTTCGCCGAGGCGTGCGAGCGCGTCGGTGTGACGACGCACTCGGTACCCAACGCGCGAAACTCCGAACCGTACGACGACCGCTCGGCGTGCGTCGGTTACGGGACGTGCAAGCCCGTCTGCCCGTCCGGCGCGAAGTACACCGCCGAGAGTCACGTCGAGAAGGCCGAGGCGGCTGGCGCGCGTGTTCTCGACCGAGTGCCGGTCCAGCGACTCGAACACGACGACGCGGGCGAACGCGTCGAAGCGGCCGTCTACGCGACGCCCGACGGCGACGAGTACCGACAGGAGGCACGGGCGTTCGTCCTCGCCTGCGGCGGCGTCGAGAACCCGCGACTGCTCCTCCTCTCCGAATCCGAGCAGTATCCCGCCGGCCTCGCGAACTCCTCGGGACTCGTCGGCCGATACTTCATGGACCACCTGTTCGCCGGGATGGGCGGGACGCTCGACCGGCGGACGCGACAGAACCACGTCGGGTTCATCACCACCGAGAGCCATCAGTTCTACGACGACCCGGGGGCTGGAGTCGAGGGGATCGACGGTTCGATTCCGCCGAGCGACGCCGACATCGGGCCCATAAAACTGGAGTTTCTCAACTACGCCGGTCCGTCGCCGGTCGAGATGGCGCTCGGAGCCGACACGTGGGGCGACGACCTGCTGCCGCAACTCCGCGAAGGATACGGAAATCACGTCGCGATGGGCGCGCTCGTCGGGCAACTCCCCCGAGCGGAGAACCGCATCGCGCTGGACCCCGAACGGACCGACGACCACGGCAACCCCATCCCGGCGATTCACTGGCGCATCGACGAGCGGACGAAACGGACACTCCGCCGGGCCAACGAGATTCAGCGGACGGTGTTAGAGGCGATGGGCGTCGACATCGAGTGGACTGTCGGACCCGACAACACCGGCCCGGCCTACCACCACATGGGGACGACGCGGATGGGAACGGACCCCGAATCGAGCGTCGTCGACCCCCTCCTCCGGACGCACGACCTCTTGAACCTCTGGATTCCGTCCTCCGGCGCCTTCGTCACGAGCGGCGCGATGAACCCGACGCTCACCATCGCCGCGCTCGCGCTTCGGACGGCCGACTACATCGACGAGTCGCTGTAA
- a CDS encoding DUF1684 domain-containing protein: MSAPTDWEATLEQQRREKDDYFGDNPQSPIPDAERPDFEGLRYYPPDENYRFELDLHEHVEKERVVVATTTDGEREYLRWGEFRLQVDGDEQTLQAYRRSADDPGLWVPFRDETSDEETYGAGRYLDLHAEEDRLGDRWVVDFNLAYNPFCAYSARYECPMVPVENWLDVAIEGGEKTYESSEGYETE; this comes from the coding sequence ATGAGCGCACCGACCGACTGGGAGGCCACCCTCGAACAGCAGCGCCGCGAGAAAGACGACTACTTCGGCGACAATCCGCAGTCGCCGATTCCGGACGCCGAGCGCCCCGACTTCGAGGGACTGCGCTACTACCCGCCGGACGAAAACTACCGCTTCGAACTCGACCTGCACGAACACGTGGAGAAGGAACGAGTCGTCGTCGCGACGACGACCGACGGGGAGCGCGAGTACCTCCGTTGGGGCGAGTTCCGCTTACAGGTCGACGGCGACGAGCAGACGCTGCAAGCGTATCGCCGCAGCGCCGACGACCCCGGCCTCTGGGTCCCGTTCCGCGACGAGACCAGCGACGAGGAGACGTACGGCGCAGGCCGGTATCTCGATCTGCACGCCGAGGAGGACCGTCTCGGCGACCGGTGGGTCGTCGACTTCAACCTCGCGTACAACCCATTCTGCGCGTACTCCGCGCGCTACGAGTGCCCGATGGTTCCGGTCGAAAACTGGCTCGACGTCGCTATCGAGGGGGGCGAGAAGACGTACGAGTCGAGCGAAGGCTACGAAACTGAGTGA
- a CDS encoding ArnT family glycosyltransferase, whose product MSPPDRRPANAPSLAALASSARSRAFVLGVLGLSALAAVVVGWLATDLFAYHSVNDDEGVYLMQAAMLLDGQLFLRPGALAEVVRPWFFVVDVGGESLRMYGKYTPMVPAVFALSRTLTGGYAAALVVVAAGIVALVALVGRAAFDERVGLLAGAFVLASPLFLFSSSVYLAYAPTTFLNLCFAVAYVRAVRARSRRWAFVAGVAVGAAFFARQFTAVQFAAPFIVHSLAVLFRALGTDRFRETLVRTTAVAVPGLAFVALTLGYNAAVTGDPLLFPYEAFAPRDGLGFGEREIQGYVVDYTPELAAVVTVEALSLLFTEWVAAGSAGTLLAAAGVGVAVVHWRRAGAPVAPDPTDLSAHGVRALLLGVAVSVVVGNAYFWGIHNGLANGLFELLGPFYYFDLLVPFGVLAAGGIVAVADAVSRTVAVRRNRRTARLVLVGLLLVSAPVVAAAEASVVADPYAENRQRTDSLAAVYEPFERTEFDRALVFVPGPYGDWQNHPFQSLRNDPGFDGNVVYTLDSGPDRDFETLEAVDNRSVYRFTYRGAWAGAVEPVDPELQRLELLGGDRVDAETTVGVPAGSTSVSVRVETERGYARYSVDEFDDGGTVAVEWTVTPDGARVTNLDRAGGDADGPDVPLPPNASEVDLVVTFAGPAGESVTYRQELTVDRDDDEIRAQWPPETRVCRLQTECGREGTWVGPDGDYLDGVSVETNATAASTASR is encoded by the coding sequence ATGTCGCCGCCGGACCGCCGCCCCGCGAACGCACCCTCTCTCGCCGCCCTCGCGTCGTCCGCCCGCAGTCGGGCGTTCGTACTCGGCGTCCTCGGCCTCTCTGCTCTCGCCGCCGTCGTCGTCGGCTGGCTGGCGACCGACCTGTTCGCCTACCACTCGGTCAACGACGACGAGGGCGTCTACCTCATGCAGGCGGCGATGCTGCTCGACGGGCAGTTGTTTCTCCGACCAGGGGCGCTCGCGGAGGTGGTCAGACCGTGGTTCTTCGTCGTCGACGTCGGCGGCGAGTCGCTCCGCATGTACGGAAAGTACACGCCGATGGTCCCCGCCGTCTTCGCGCTCTCGCGCACGCTCACCGGCGGGTACGCCGCCGCGCTCGTCGTCGTCGCCGCCGGAATCGTCGCACTCGTCGCGCTTGTCGGTCGCGCGGCGTTCGACGAGCGCGTCGGCCTGCTCGCCGGCGCGTTCGTCCTCGCGTCGCCGCTGTTTCTCTTCTCTTCCTCCGTCTATCTCGCTTACGCGCCGACGACGTTTCTGAATCTCTGTTTCGCCGTCGCCTACGTCCGGGCGGTGAGGGCGAGGAGTCGCCGCTGGGCGTTCGTCGCGGGCGTCGCCGTCGGCGCGGCCTTCTTCGCCCGGCAGTTCACGGCGGTGCAGTTCGCCGCACCGTTCATCGTCCACTCGCTCGCCGTTCTCTTTCGCGCTCTCGGCACCGACCGCTTCCGCGAGACGCTAGTTCGGACGACTGCCGTCGCCGTCCCCGGTCTTGCGTTCGTCGCGCTGACGCTCGGCTACAACGCCGCCGTCACCGGCGACCCGCTGTTGTTCCCCTACGAGGCGTTCGCCCCCCGCGACGGCCTCGGCTTCGGCGAGCGAGAGATTCAGGGCTACGTCGTCGACTACACCCCGGAACTGGCGGCTGTCGTCACCGTCGAGGCGCTCTCGCTGCTGTTCACCGAGTGGGTCGCCGCCGGGAGCGCGGGGACGCTCCTCGCCGCCGCCGGCGTCGGTGTCGCCGTCGTCCACTGGCGGCGCGCTGGCGCTCCCGTCGCACCGGACCCGACCGACCTCTCTGCTCACGGTGTGCGAGCGCTCCTGCTCGGCGTCGCCGTCTCTGTCGTCGTCGGCAACGCGTACTTCTGGGGGATACACAACGGCCTCGCGAACGGTCTCTTCGAGTTGCTCGGCCCGTTCTACTACTTCGACCTCCTCGTTCCGTTCGGCGTCTTAGCCGCCGGAGGAATCGTCGCCGTCGCCGACGCGGTGTCCCGAACGGTCGCCGTCCGCCGAAATCGCCGGACCGCTCGCCTCGTTCTCGTCGGTCTGTTGCTCGTCTCCGCGCCGGTCGTCGCCGCCGCGGAGGCGTCGGTCGTCGCCGATCCCTACGCGGAGAACCGCCAGCGGACAGACTCGCTGGCGGCGGTGTACGAACCGTTCGAGCGGACCGAGTTTGACCGCGCGCTCGTCTTTGTTCCCGGCCCCTACGGCGACTGGCAGAACCACCCGTTCCAGTCTCTCCGGAACGACCCCGGCTTCGACGGCAACGTGGTGTACACGCTCGATAGCGGCCCCGACAGGGATTTCGAAACGCTCGAAGCCGTCGATAACCGGTCGGTGTATCGGTTCACCTACCGCGGCGCGTGGGCCGGCGCGGTCGAACCGGTCGACCCCGAACTGCAGCGACTCGAACTGCTGGGAGGCGACCGCGTCGACGCCGAGACGACCGTTGGCGTCCCCGCCGGGAGTACGAGCGTCAGCGTCCGCGTCGAGACCGAACGGGGGTACGCCCGCTACTCGGTCGACGAGTTCGACGACGGCGGCACCGTCGCCGTCGAGTGGACCGTGACGCCCGACGGCGCGCGGGTGACGAACCTCGACCGCGCAGGCGGCGACGCCGACGGACCCGACGTTCCGCTCCCGCCGAACGCGAGCGAGGTCGACCTCGTCGTCACCTTCGCCGGTCCCGCAGGCGAGTCGGTGACGTACCGACAGGAACTGACGGTCGACCGTGACGACGACGAGATTCGGGCGCAGTGGCCGCCCGAGACGCGCGTCTGTCGGCTGCAGACGGAGTGCGGCCGCGAGGGGACGTGGGTCGGACCGGACGGCGACTACCTCGACGGCGTCTCGGTGGAGACGAACGCGACGGCGGCGTCGACAGCGTCGAGGTGA
- a CDS encoding glycoside hydrolase family 13 protein: MKETSDATSEDADPPHVDRAWWKESVVYQIYPRSFNDSDGDGVGDIPGIVEKLDYLDALGIDIVWLNPVYESPNADNGYDIADYRSVMDEFGTMDDWEELLEGLHDRNIRLIMDLVVNHTSDEHAWFTKSLDPDSEYRDYYIWRHGRTDVDGFTGHEGPEHEAPPNEWGSFFGGPAWAYDEESEEWYMHLFDRKQPDLNWENPDVRDDVFEMMEWWLEKGIDGFRMDVINLISKPDSVTQHDPPHVYDDFGGTIDGPKVHEYIREMHDRVLSNYDTFTVGEMIGQEMPMEEALRYIGEDGDGLDTLFHFDHVLLDLGENIWDYHDWKLPQLKRVFTRWQNGLYPDGWNSLYLSNHDQPRSVSRFGNDEEYRVESAKLLATVLFTLRGTPYVYQGAEIGMTNFPFDSIDEFRDVETINPVEHAMDIGDVGTFDEIKEGVRANSRDNARTPVQWSDDENAGFTDGEPWINVNPNYEEINVDAARDDPASIWHYYRRLIDVRKSDHVLVYGDYDMHYGEHDRLWTYTRTLGDETALVLHNFADRKTAFELPDYLRESLDDTTAELLVGNYEAADGPPVEHDVDALALRPWESRVYRLD; the protein is encoded by the coding sequence GTGAAGGAGACATCAGATGCGACGAGCGAGGACGCCGACCCCCCGCACGTCGACAGGGCTTGGTGGAAAGAGTCGGTCGTCTACCAGATCTACCCGCGGAGCTTCAACGACAGCGACGGCGACGGCGTCGGCGACATCCCCGGAATCGTCGAGAAACTCGACTACCTCGACGCGCTCGGCATCGACATCGTCTGGCTCAACCCGGTGTACGAGTCGCCGAACGCGGACAACGGCTACGATATCGCCGACTACCGGTCCGTCATGGACGAGTTCGGCACGATGGACGACTGGGAGGAGCTACTGGAGGGGCTCCACGACCGGAATATTCGACTTATCATGGACCTCGTCGTCAACCACACCTCCGACGAGCACGCGTGGTTCACGAAGTCGCTCGACCCCGACAGCGAGTACCGCGACTACTACATCTGGCGACACGGCCGGACCGACGTAGACGGCTTCACCGGCCACGAAGGCCCAGAACACGAGGCCCCACCGAACGAGTGGGGGTCGTTCTTCGGCGGTCCCGCGTGGGCGTACGACGAGGAGAGCGAGGAGTGGTACATGCACCTCTTCGACCGCAAACAGCCGGACCTCAACTGGGAGAACCCCGACGTTCGCGACGACGTGTTCGAGATGATGGAGTGGTGGCTCGAGAAAGGTATCGACGGCTTCCGGATGGACGTCATCAACCTCATCTCGAAACCGGACAGCGTCACCCAACACGACCCGCCGCACGTGTACGACGACTTCGGCGGCACCATCGACGGCCCGAAGGTTCACGAGTACATCAGGGAGATGCACGACCGGGTGCTCTCGAACTACGACACGTTCACCGTCGGCGAGATGATCGGCCAGGAGATGCCGATGGAGGAGGCGCTTCGGTACATCGGCGAGGACGGCGACGGACTCGACACGCTGTTTCACTTCGACCACGTGCTGTTGGACCTCGGCGAGAACATCTGGGACTACCACGACTGGAAGCTCCCGCAGTTGAAGCGCGTCTTCACCCGCTGGCAGAACGGGCTCTACCCCGACGGCTGGAACAGCCTCTATCTCAGCAACCACGACCAGCCGCGGTCGGTGTCGCGCTTCGGCAACGACGAGGAGTACCGCGTTGAGTCCGCGAAACTACTCGCGACGGTGCTCTTCACTCTCCGCGGGACGCCGTACGTCTACCAGGGCGCGGAGATCGGAATGACGAACTTTCCGTTCGACAGCATCGACGAGTTCCGCGACGTCGAGACGATCAACCCGGTCGAACACGCGATGGACATCGGCGACGTCGGGACGTTCGACGAGATTAAGGAGGGCGTGCGCGCGAACAGCCGTGACAACGCCCGGACGCCGGTGCAGTGGTCCGACGACGAGAACGCGGGCTTCACCGACGGCGAGCCGTGGATAAACGTCAACCCAAACTACGAGGAGATAAACGTCGACGCCGCCCGCGACGACCCGGCGTCGATCTGGCACTACTACCGCCGACTCATCGACGTCCGAAAGTCTGACCACGTGCTCGTCTACGGCGACTACGACATGCACTACGGCGAGCACGACCGCCTCTGGACGTACACGCGGACGCTCGGCGACGAGACCGCCCTCGTCCTGCACAACTTCGCCGACCGGAAGACGGCGTTCGAACTGCCCGACTACCTTCGGGAGTCGCTCGACGACACCACCGCCGAACTGCTGGTCGGCAACTACGAGGCCGCTGACGGCCCTCCGGTCGAACACGACGTGGACGCGCTCGCGCTCCGCCCCTGGGAGAGCCGCGTCTATCGGCTCGACTGA
- a CDS encoding DUF7550 family protein, whose protein sequence is MTDQSKPSERRDVDEGAEPHQEAEDTTAGERTTAPQSAYTMSQVSTGFVVLLVGLAVVFGIPLLLA, encoded by the coding sequence ATGACCGACCAGAGCAAGCCGAGCGAGCGCCGCGACGTCGACGAAGGGGCGGAACCGCACCAGGAGGCCGAGGACACGACGGCGGGCGAGCGAACGACCGCGCCGCAGAGCGCGTACACGATGAGCCAGGTGAGCACCGGGTTCGTTGTCCTGCTCGTCGGTCTCGCCGTCGTCTTCGGTATTCCGCTGCTTCTCGCCTGA
- the hisF gene encoding imidazole glycerol phosphate synthase subunit HisF — protein sequence MLTKRIIPCIDVDLDDDGNPAVYTGVNFEDLRYTGDPVEMAKLYNEAGADEFVFLDITASADGRETMLDTVSRVADEVFIPLTVGGGIRTREDIKETLRAGADKVSINTAALERPELITEGAAAFGSQCMVISVDARRRYDEDGDHYAQVDGESCWFECTVKGGRKGTSIDVVSWAEEAESRGAGELFVNSIDTDGTKDGYDIPLTKAVCNAVSTPVIASSGCGGPEDMYEVFTEAGADAGLAASIFHFDEYSIHDVKEYLDERDVPVRL from the coding sequence ATGCTGACGAAGCGCATCATCCCCTGTATCGACGTGGACTTGGACGACGACGGGAACCCGGCCGTCTACACCGGCGTCAACTTCGAAGATCTGCGGTACACCGGCGACCCGGTCGAGATGGCGAAGCTCTACAACGAAGCGGGCGCAGACGAGTTCGTCTTCCTCGACATCACCGCCTCCGCCGACGGCCGCGAGACGATGCTCGACACCGTCTCGCGCGTCGCCGACGAGGTGTTCATCCCACTGACCGTCGGCGGCGGCATCCGCACCCGCGAGGACATCAAGGAGACGCTCCGCGCCGGTGCCGACAAGGTCTCTATCAACACCGCGGCGCTCGAACGTCCCGAACTCATCACCGAGGGCGCGGCAGCGTTCGGCAGTCAGTGCATGGTTATCAGCGTCGACGCCCGCCGCCGGTACGACGAGGACGGCGACCACTACGCGCAGGTCGACGGCGAGTCCTGTTGGTTCGAGTGCACGGTCAAGGGCGGCCGCAAGGGAACCAGCATCGACGTGGTGTCGTGGGCGGAGGAGGCCGAATCCCGCGGCGCGGGCGAGCTGTTCGTCAACTCCATCGACACCGACGGCACCAAGGACGGCTACGACATCCCACTGACGAAAGCTGTCTGCAACGCCGTCTCGACGCCGGTCATCGCGTCGTCGGGGTGCGGCGGTCCCGAGGACATGTACGAGGTGTTCACCGAGGCGGGCGCGGACGCCGGACTCGCCGCCTCCATCTTCCACTTCGACGAGTACTCGATTCACGACGTGAAGGAGTATCTCGACGAGCGCGACGTGCCGGTTCGACTGTAA
- a CDS encoding gluconate 2-dehydrogenase subunit 3 family protein, whose protein sequence is MELTRRDALAALAGGGVAVGGAGALAWDRLDTGGEETPDVPTGETLVALAEAVYPSAVENVAEFVETYVVGRAAERSTYERGVVETAALVEEYAVDWFGATVPELAREERDELLRQLGAETAAPDPEGTDAERVRYFVVNELQYALYTSPAGGELVGIENPQGYAGGTESYRRGPER, encoded by the coding sequence ATGGAGTTGACGAGACGGGACGCGCTGGCCGCGCTCGCGGGCGGCGGCGTCGCCGTCGGGGGCGCGGGTGCGCTCGCCTGGGACCGGTTGGATACCGGCGGAGAGGAGACGCCGGACGTTCCGACCGGCGAGACGCTCGTCGCCCTCGCGGAGGCGGTCTACCCCTCGGCGGTCGAGAACGTCGCCGAGTTCGTCGAGACGTACGTCGTCGGGCGGGCGGCGGAACGATCGACGTACGAACGCGGCGTCGTCGAGACGGCTGCGCTCGTCGAGGAGTACGCCGTCGACTGGTTCGGCGCGACGGTGCCCGAGTTGGCGCGCGAGGAGCGCGACGAACTGCTCCGGCAGCTGGGCGCGGAGACGGCCGCCCCCGACCCCGAAGGGACCGACGCCGAGCGCGTTCGGTACTTCGTCGTCAACGAACTGCAGTACGCGCTCTACACGTCGCCCGCGGGCGGCGAACTCGTCGGCATCGAGAACCCGCAGGGGTACGCTGGAGGGACCGAGAGCTACCGACGGGGGCCGGAGCGGTGA
- a CDS encoding ABC transporter ATP-binding protein, protein MVDNTMVNETTVRSTAESTRSDESVLELDGVSKRFGDETVIRNLSLSVEEGEILTLLGPSGCGKTTTLRLVAGLERPDAGEIRLDGDVVSGNGSFRAPERRGVGVVFQEFALFPHLTAGENVAFGLKEWDEAEREARVSELLDLVGLDAQRDSYPDELSGGQQQRVALARSLAPEPAVLLLDEPFSNLDVDLRVRMREEVRRILKEAGVTAVSVTHDQEEAMSMSDRVAVVNAGRIEQVGRPEQVFQHPESRFVASFLGHASFLGGTVGRDVVSTAVGDIPRERIHGLAPEYEGSAIELLVRPDDLEATPDSDGDGVGVVASRRYLGPTALYEIELDSGESVSCMHNHDVHLERGERVALSLAATHDLSWFPEGAETVVDR, encoded by the coding sequence ATGGTCGATAACACGATGGTCAACGAGACGACGGTGCGCTCGACGGCGGAGTCGACTCGCTCGGACGAATCGGTGCTGGAACTCGACGGCGTCTCCAAGCGCTTCGGCGACGAGACGGTCATCCGGAACCTCTCGCTCTCCGTCGAAGAAGGCGAGATACTGACGCTGCTCGGTCCCTCGGGTTGCGGGAAGACGACGACGCTCAGGCTCGTTGCCGGACTGGAACGGCCGGACGCGGGCGAGATTCGCCTCGACGGCGACGTCGTCTCCGGAAACGGGTCGTTCCGCGCGCCCGAGCGGCGCGGCGTCGGCGTCGTCTTCCAGGAGTTCGCGCTGTTTCCGCACCTCACTGCGGGCGAGAACGTCGCCTTCGGGCTGAAGGAGTGGGACGAGGCCGAACGCGAGGCGCGCGTGAGCGAACTGCTGGACCTCGTCGGTCTCGACGCTCAGCGCGACTCGTATCCCGACGAACTCTCCGGAGGGCAGCAGCAACGCGTCGCACTGGCGCGCTCGCTCGCGCCCGAGCCGGCGGTGTTACTGCTCGACGAACCGTTCTCGAACCTCGACGTCGACCTCCGCGTCCGGATGCGAGAGGAGGTGCGTCGCATCCTCAAGGAGGCGGGCGTAACCGCCGTCTCGGTCACCCACGACCAGGAGGAAGCGATGTCGATGTCGGACCGCGTCGCCGTCGTCAACGCCGGACGCATCGAACAGGTCGGTCGTCCCGAGCAGGTGTTCCAGCACCCCGAGTCGCGGTTCGTCGCGAGCTTCCTCGGCCACGCGAGTTTCCTGGGCGGCACGGTCGGTCGGGACGTCGTCTCCACTGCCGTCGGCGACATCCCACGCGAGCGGATTCACGGCCTCGCGCCGGAGTACGAGGGCTCGGCGATAGAACTTCTGGTCCGCCCGGACGACCTCGAAGCGACTCCGGACTCCGACGGCGACGGCGTCGGCGTCGTCGCCTCCCGACGCTACCTCGGTCCGACGGCGCTATACGAGATCGAACTCGACTCCGGCGAGTCGGTGAGCTGCATGCACAACCACGACGTTCACCTCGAACGGGGCGAGCGCGTCGCCCTCTCGCTGGCGGCGACGCACGACCTCTCGTGGTTCCCCGAAGGGGCCGAGACCGTCGTCGACCGCTGA
- a CDS encoding dolichyl-phosphate hexose transferase — MGTYNEEAAIESVLSDIDEVTDGRAEVVCVDGSSDRTPEIAREHGARVVRQKPQGYGVAVEAALTAASRPVIVTTDCDGTYPMEQLPQFLDAINDGYDVVSGDRLYHGAAAMPAFNRLGNVAFALLASALMGHRVRDTTTGMRAYRRRVVDDIEWTENTGLSAELLIRSLMRGYAVTELPIEYDERLGETKLDPLGGGAAIAKSIVKVCLEERRRRE, encoded by the coding sequence ATGGGGACGTACAACGAGGAGGCGGCCATCGAGTCGGTGCTCTCCGACATCGACGAGGTGACCGACGGCCGAGCGGAGGTCGTCTGCGTCGACGGGTCATCGGACCGGACGCCCGAGATAGCCCGCGAACACGGCGCGCGGGTCGTTCGGCAGAAACCGCAAGGCTACGGCGTCGCCGTGGAAGCGGCGCTGACGGCGGCGTCGCGGCCGGTCATCGTCACGACTGACTGCGACGGCACCTACCCGATGGAGCAGCTCCCCCAGTTTCTCGACGCCATCAACGACGGCTACGACGTGGTAAGCGGCGACCGACTCTACCACGGCGCGGCGGCGATGCCGGCGTTCAACCGCCTCGGCAACGTCGCGTTCGCACTGCTAGCGAGCGCGCTCATGGGACACCGCGTCCGCGACACGACGACGGGGATGCGCGCGTACCGCCGCCGCGTCGTCGACGACATCGAGTGGACCGAGAACACGGGACTGTCGGCCGAACTCCTCATCCGCTCGCTGATGCGCGGCTACGCCGTGACGGAGCTACCCATCGAGTACGACGAACGACTCGGCGAGACGAAACTCGACCCGCTCGGCGGCGGAGCCGCTATCGCGAAATCCATCGTGAAGGTGTGTCTCGAAGAGCGGCGGCGACGAGAGTAA